A single region of the Triticum dicoccoides isolate Atlit2015 ecotype Zavitan chromosome 2B, WEW_v2.0, whole genome shotgun sequence genome encodes:
- the LOC119368371 gene encoding myricetin 3-O-rhamnoside 1,2-glucosyltransferase UGT709G2-like, whose amino-acid sequence MDSAPTVAVHVLVFPWPRQGLINPMLHLATALLDAGVHVTFLHTEHNLSRIASARAPPPRLRLLSIPDGLPDDHPRHYMELMESMCTTGSAAYRALLLSSLLPANDVPPVTCVVADGTMPFATDIAEDLGIPALAFCTFSACSSLAFMSMPKVFELGENPFPADDPVCGVSGMEGILRRRDLPRGPGLCSTEQAGGGDLMILKIGEGVAHSCKARALIINTAASMERPALAHIASRTRDVFAVGPLHASSRSAASASLWREDDGCMAWLDGHGDRCVVYVSLGSIAVISYEQLTEFLSGLAATGYAFLLVLRPGMVQTASSALLRETVAVAQAGKAKIVEWAPQLDVLRHRAVGCFLTHAGWNSTLECAVEGVPMVCWPFFLDQQTNSRLVGAVWRTGLDMKDVCDRAVVEKMVKEAMVSGQIKAAAQAMAEQLRLDIADGGSSSSELGRLVRFIRELSVKSGPEPRIT is encoded by the coding sequence ATGGACTCTGCGCCTACGGTGGCGGTGCACGTCCTTGTGTTCCCTTGGCCACGGCAGGGACTCATCAACCCCATGCTCCACCTCGCCACGGCCCTCCTCGACGCCGGCGTCCACGTCACCTTCCTCCACACCGAGCACAACCTCTCCAGGATTGCCAGTGCCAGGGCGCCTCCGCCGCGCCTACGTTTGCTGTCTATCCCCGATGGCCTCCCCGACGACCACCCCCGCCACTACATGGAGCTGATGGAGTCCATGTGCACGACCGGCAGCGCCGCGTACCGTGCCCTGCTCTTGTCATCGCTTCTGCCCGCCAACGATGTGCCGCCGGTGACATGCGTTGTCGCCGATGGCACCATGCCGTTCGCCACCGACATCGCCGAGGATCTCGGCATTCCGGCGCTTGCCTTCTGCACATTCAGCGCGTGCAGCTCCCTGGCGTTCATGTCCATGCCCAAGGTCTTCGAGCTCGGCGAGAACCCCTTCCCTGCGGACGACCCAGTGTGTGGCGTTTCGGGGATGGAGGGCATCCTCCGGCGACGAGATCTTCCTCGTGGTCCTGGACTCTGTTCCACTGAGCAAGCAGGCGGCGGAGATCTCATGATACTCAAGATCGGCGAGGGCGTCGCTCATAGCTGCAAGGCGCGTGCGTTGATAATCAACACCGCCGCGTCCATGGAGCGGCCAGCGCTCGCCCACATCGCGTCGCGCACACGCGACGTCTTCGCGGTAGGTCCACTCCACGCCAGCTCGAGGTCCGCCGCAAGCGCGAGCCTGTGGCGGGAGGACGACGGGTGCATGGCGTGGCTAGACGGCCACGGCGACCGGTGTGTCGTATACGTGAGCCTGGGGAGCATCGCCGTGATCTCGTACGAGCAGCTCACCGAGTTCCTCTCCGGCCTCGCAGCCACCGGGTACGCTTTCCTCTTGGTGCTCCGGCCGGGCATGGTCCAGACGGCTAGCTCAGCGCTACTTCGAGAAACCGTCGCGGTAGCGCAAGCCGGCAAGGCCAAGATCGTGGAGTGGGCTCCTCAGCTGGACGTGCTGCGGCACAGAGCGGTGGGCTGCTTCCTGACACACGCCGGCTGGAACTCCACGCTGGAATGCGCCGTCGAGGGCGTGCCGATGGTGTGCTGGCCCTTCTTCCTCGACCAACAGACGAACAGCCGTCTCGTTGGCGCCGTGTGGAGGACGGGGCTGGACATGAAGGACGTGTGCGACAGGGCTGTCGTGGAGAAGATGGTGAAGGAGGCCATGGTGTCCGGCCAGATCAAGGCAGCGGCCCAAGCCATGGCGGAGCAGTTGAGGCTGGACATCGCCGACGGGGGCTCATCGTCATCCGAGTTAGGGCGGCTCGTCCGCTTCATCAGAGAGCTCAGCGTCAAGTCTGGTCCAGAGCCAAGAATTACTTAA